One part of the Botrytis cinerea B05.10 chromosome 8, complete sequence genome encodes these proteins:
- the Bcsrb4 gene encoding Bcsrb4, with protein sequence MSTLPSNHPLSLRPAPNTSSTSIPLPQLIARINAERGGFRNISEDSLRLEIAEAEAGGNEEENESSSEDGEAEEEPDRLKELLTARDEILGQIEHAHNAAMISLDFISLLLSKDAPVQASTSISPSLRELAGMGTLGADKTVASRYTKEQNQENKKIAKGWKASNLSKTVDSILASATRLEKEIDAETKYWEQVLAVSESGWAVCRLPQEKHTLGVRFGFSEASPTFRNRSLGALRRNPDGSIYLDQGIASPEPQSIRVLIETNGVTTGETILPKAVPHDAPIQDLILQARNTIFASELWQEMTREVRTLASHGLQSDSKTNTIRFPISPTKRILIELQAVPTDPFRPVLGPRPDSYLANGIYLTLHLLLSLSHRQQYRIRTRPPPPISSQPRPNNPFPILRSLVTRLAHETVVSSLHSLLTPLCKTLTSASLPTPPTYTISPGTSPPLLHLSTPERILTALTNQLEFFTTITFPFPLSSPPHSSIPSSFSHTTPLTPLPSSLQIRTVTTTLNYSRPIYYLRITPETSPLLQICPPPNTVPEWDYVKNYILWAVSCWLAHIFSSSSKTSEDKEEPWKPTTQPNILRKTFSGESPNEGGVKQICFDVSSIPILGPEAPTKIGEKEKEKIKISVRWEWTTGMEQEWKDKKDLKSGEGVYDWYYGGGGDGIAELQGGELEKMVRKMGDVVEEAGRGRSRS encoded by the exons ATGTCAACTCTCCCCAGTAACCACCCACTTTCATTGCGCCCAGCACCAAATACATCCAGTACCTCCATTCCATTACCCCAATTAATCGCAAGAATCAATGCCGAACGAGGTGGTTTTCGCAATATTTCAGAAGACAGCCTGCGACTAGAAATTGCGGAAGCTGAAGCTGGAGGCAATGAAGAGGAGAATGAGAGTTCCAGTGAGGACggagaagcagaagaggaaCCTGATCGGTTGAAAGAACTTCTCACAGCAAGAGATGAGATCCTTGGTCAAATTGA ACATGCACATAATGCTGCCATGATATCTCTTGATTTTATATCCCTACTTCTTTCAAAAGATGCCCCCGTACAAGCTAGCACATCAATATCACCATCACTTCGTGAATTGGCTGGAATGGGCACCTTGGGGGCGGATAAGACAGTAGCTTCACGATATACTAAGGAGCAAAaccaagaaaataaaaagatagcTAAGGGTTGGAAAGCATCAAATCTTAGCAAAACTGTAGATTCGATTTTGGCATCTGCCACCCGgctagaaaaagaaatcgacGCGGAAACAAAATATTGGGAACAAGTACTTGCTGTTAGTGAAAGTGGATGGGCAGTATGTCGGTTGCCCCAAGAAAAACATACATTGGGTgttagatttggattttcaGAGG CCTCGCCAACATTTCGAAATCGTAGTCTCGGTGCACTCAGACGAAATCCTGATGGATCAATATATTTGGACCAAGGGATTGCAAGTCCAGAGCCTCAGAGTATACGAGTTTTGATCGAAACCAATGGAGTTACAACTGGAGAAACTATACTTCCTAAAGCAGTACCACATGATGCACCTATACAAGATTTAATTCTTCAAGCACGAAACACTATTTTTGCCTCTGAACTATGGCAAGAAATGACTCGAGAGGTTAGAACTCTCGCGTCTCATGGTCTCCAATCGGATTCGAAAACGAACACAATCAGATTTCCAATTTCCCCAACTAAAAGAATCTTAATCGAGCTTCAGGCAGTACCTACTGATCCTTTTCGACCAGTTCTTGGTCCAAGACCAGATTCATATCTTGCCAATGGTATCTATCTAACTCTTCACCTTCTTCTATCTCTCTCACATCGTCAACAATATCGTATTCGGACTCggccaccaccaccaatctCTAGCCAGCCACGTCCGAACAACCCATTTCCTATTCTACGCTCTTTGGTGACTCGCCTCGCTCACGAAACGGTTGTTTCATCTCTTCACTCACTTCTCACCCCGCTCTGTAAGACACTTACCTCTGCCTCCCTTCCAACCCCGCCAACCTACACCATCAGCCCGGGTACTTCTCCACCTCTACTACATCTTTCAACTCCCGAACGAATACTCACAGCTTTAACAAATCAACTCGAATTCTTTACCACGATCAcattcccctttcccctttcaTCACCACCTCATTCCTCAATCCCATCATCTTTTTCACACACAACTCCACTTACTCCATTACCTTCGTCCCTTCAAATCCGTACCGTAACCACTACCCTCAACTACTCTCGACCAATCTACTATCTGCGCATAACACCAGaaacttctcctctccttcaaatCTGCCCACCACCCAACACAGTCCCAGAATGGGATTATGTAAAAAATTACATTCTCTGGGCCGTCAGCTGTTGGCTTGCGCacatcttctcctcttcatcaaaaacaagCGAAGATAAAGAGGAACCCTGGAAACCCACAACCCAACCTAACATACTCCGCAAAACCTTTTCGGGAGAATCACCAAATGAAGGAGGCGTCAAACAAATCTGTTTCGACGTCTCTTCAATTCCTATCCTGGGACCAGAAGCTCCTACGAAGATtggagaaaaggagaaggaaaaaattaaaatctcGGTGAGGTGGGAGTGGACGACGGGCATGGAGCAGGAGTGGAAGGacaagaaagatttgaaaagcGGGGAGGGGGTGTATGATTGGTATTAtggtgggggtggagatggaattgCAGAGTTGCAAGGaggagaattggagaagatggtTAGGAAAATGGGGGATGTGGTTGAGGAGGCTGGGCGGGGGAGGAGTAGAAGTTAG
- the Bcgpi12 gene encoding Bcgpi12 — MQWTYFLTIPIITFAAWQYSVTVVNSKFPKLRNKKICLLIAHPDDEAMFFAPAMQALTDPELGNHVKILCLSSGDADGLGETRKKELVKSGMQLGLRQENDVFVFTSPDFPDSMTKIWDKEKIANLLASAFCPPHTRKTDLTTAPTATIDVIVTFDAQGISSHPNHISLYHGSRTLIASMMRDRPGWQCPIDLYTLTSVSIFRKYTSIFDTLNTMAAAAFSKREIGDHPSPLLMMSGVGQLRTAQKAMTTAHKSQMRWFRWGWIGMSRYMVINDLKLEKVVV; from the exons ATGCAATGGACCTATTTCCTTACCATCCCTATCATCACTTTCGCTGCATGGCAATACAGTGTCACAGTCGTTAACTCCAAATTTCCCAAGCTTCGTAACAAGAAGATATGTCTGTTGATCGCGCATCCTGATGACGAAGCTATGTTTTTTGCGCCAGCGATGCAAGCTCTTACGGATCCGGAGCTTGGAAACCATGTTAAAATTCTCTGTTTGAGCAGTG GTGATGCAGATGGATTAGGGGAAACTCGGAAGAAGGAACTTGTTAAGAGTGGGATGCAGTTGGGTTTGCGACAAGAGAATGATGTTTTCGTTTTTACGAGTCC AGATTTCCCGGATAGCATGACGAAGATATGGGACAAAGAAAAGATCGCAAACCTTTTGGCGTCTGCATTTTGCCCTCCCCATACAAGAAAAACAGATCTTACAACTGCTCCAACTGCAACCATCGATGTTATTGTAACTTTTGATGCGCAGGGAATTTCTTCGCATCCAAATCATATTTCCTTGTACCATGGCTCTCGGACTTTAATCGCATCTATGATGCGGGATCGTCCAGGATGGCAATGTCCTATTGATCTTTACACACTTACCAGTGTCTCAATCTTCCGAAAGTACACATCTATATTCGATACCTTGAATACTATGGCAGCCGCAGCATTTTCGAAGCGAGAGATAGGCGATCACCCAAGTCCTTTGTTAATGATGAGTGGAGTGGGACAACTTAGAACTGCGCAAAAGGCCATGACAACAGCACACAAGAGTCAGATGAGGTGGTTCAGATGGGGTTGGATTGGAATGTCAAGATATATGGTCATTAATGATttaaaattggaaaaggtCGTTGTGTAG
- the Bclsm3 gene encoding Bclsm3 gives MADIDDGTSAPAEPLDLVRLCLDEVVYVKLRGDRELKGRLHAYDSHCNLVLGDVVETIYVVEESEDDDGEEIVKTVVKKSEMLFVRGDSVILISPRSS, from the exons ATGGCAGATATTGATGACGGTACATCTGCACCAGCGGAACCTCTTGATTTGGTGCGACTTTGTCTCGATGAGGTTGTTTATGTAAAATTGAGGGGAGACAGAGAATTGAAAGGAAGGCTACAT GCTTATGATAGTCATTGCAATTTAGTATTGGGGGATGTGGTGGAGACAATTTACGTTGTGGAGGAGAGCGAGGACGATGATGGGGAGGAGATCGTAAAG ACGGTTGTTAAGAAATCCGAGATGTTGTTTGTTAGAG GCGACAGTGTTATACTTATCTCGCCCAGATCCtcataa